In one window of Gossypium hirsutum isolate 1008001.06 chromosome A01, Gossypium_hirsutum_v2.1, whole genome shotgun sequence DNA:
- the LOC121232352 gene encoding DNA-directed RNA polymerases II, IV and V subunit 9A has product MKDLLLLLKLYEVCLANTILPRPYINYKAAPRFPPLCELTLSKENQTKEPQSFSLFSNKMSTMKFCRECNNILYPKEDREQKILLYACRNCDHQEVAENNCVYRNEVHHSAGERTQILQDVAADPTLPRTKAVICANCKHGEAVFFQATARGEEGMTLFFVCCNPNCGHRWRD; this is encoded by the exons ATGAAAGATTTACTACTTCTACTCAAATTATACGAGGTGTGTTTAGCTAATACTATCCTGCCCCGCCCGTATATAAATTACAAAGCGGCGCCACGATTTCCCCCACTCTGTGAATTGACACTCTCAAAAGAGAATCAAACAAAAGAACCCCAAAGTTTCTCCCTCTTCTCGAACAAGATGAGTACCATGAAATTTTGCCGTGAATG CAACAACATTCTCTACCCAAAAGAAGACAGGGAACAGAAGATTCTCCTCTATGCCTGCCGTAACTGCGATCATCAG GAGGTGGCTGAAAACAACTGTGTGTATAGAAACGAAGTGCATCACTCTGCTGGTGAACGCACTCAAATATTGCAGGATGTGGCTGCCGATCCAACTCTTCCTCGGACTAAAGCTGTAATTTGCGCAAATTGCAAACATGGAGAAGCTGTCTTCTTCCAG GCAACTGCTAGAGGGGAGGAAGGTATGACACTGTTTTTTGTTTGCTGTAATCCTAACTGCGGACATCGGTGGAGAGATTGA
- the LOC121203439 gene encoding uncharacterized protein isoform X1: protein MAMSFYCSSAIHPQHQVNVSFGSKNPLQNVKNLIKSFGIPSKSCSPHVSLQQGNWVKLICGASFEDVVDIRNLSLVYTLAGVDCIDCAADPSVINAVNEGIETAREIVSIRRPWVMISINDDEDLHFRKAEFDPEDCPSDCSRPCENVCPANAISFERENSTMEVPFSSDQKEKPKVRFEMQGGVITERCYGCGRCFPVCPYDKIREITYVRDAMATAELLKTNDVDAVEIHTSGRQTNLFKELWDDLANSVKYLRLVAVSLPDTGDATISTMNQMYAIMEPHLSCFNLWQLDGRPMSGDIGRGATRESIAFAVRVAASSERPPGFLQLAGGTNVHTVDGLKKRGLFRTHITCAEPNHLQSLIGGIAYGGYARKIVGRVLSSMGSENGVTGIEYHAEHLLKALKEALHLVGSVKSYNHPDGMQR from the exons ATGGCTATGAGCTTCTACTGCAGTTCTGCAATTCACCCTCAACACCAGG TGAACGTGTCATTTGGAAGCAAAAACCCTCTTCAGAACGTGAAAAACCTAATAAAATCATTTGGGATTCCTTCAAAATCATGTTCTCCTCATGTATCTCTGCAACAGGGAAATTGGGTCAAGCTCATATGTGGTGCTAGCTTCGAG GATGTAGTTGATATCAGGAATCTCTCTCTTGTTTACACTCTAGCTGGAG ttGATTGCATTGATTGTGCTGCTGATCCATCTGTAATCAACGCTGTAAATGAGGGAATTGAAACAGCTAGGGAGATTGTATCTATTAGAAGACCTTGGGTGATGATAAGTATTAATGATGATGAGGATCTTCATTTTCGTAAAgctg AATTTGATCCAGAAGACTGTCCTTCTGATTGCTCGAGGCCTTGTGAGAATGTTTGTCCTGCAAATGCTATATCATTTGAGAGGGAAAATTCAACAATGGAAGTTCCCTTCAGTTCCGATCAAAAGGAAAAACCAAAG GTTCGTTTTGAGATGCAGGGTGGAGTGATAACAGAACGCTGCTATGGCTGCGGCCGTTGTTTTCCAGTTTGCCCTTATGATAAAATCA GAGAGATTACGTATGTAAGAGATGCTATGGCTACAGCTGAACTCCTTAAAACAAACGATGTTGATGCTGTAGAGATACATACAAGTGGAAG GCAGACTAATCTCTTTAAGGAACTTTGGGACGATTTGGCGAATTCAGTTAAATACCTGAGATTAGTAGCA GTCAGCTTACCTGATACCGGGGACGCAACTATTTCCACAATGAATCAAATGTACGCCATCATGGAACCTCATCTATCTTGCTTCAATTTATGGCAG TTGGATGGTCGTCCAATGAGCGGAGATATCGGACGAGGTGCCACGAGAGAATCGATTGCTTTCGCTGTTCGCGTTGCTGCTTCTAGTGAAAGACCTCCTG GCTTTCTTCAGCTGGCTGGTGGAACCAATGTACATACAGTTGATGGTCTGAAGAAAAGGGGACTTTTTCGAACACACATCACAT GTGCAGAACCTAATCATCTACAATCTTTAATCGGTGGAATTGCATACGGTGGCTATGCTCGAAAG ATTGTTGGAAGAGTGTTGAGCTCCATGGGGTCTGAGAATGGTGTTACAGGTATTGAGTATCATGCTGAGCATCTTTTGAAGGCGCTCAAAGAAGCCCTTCACTTGGTTGGATCTGTCAAGTCATATAATCATCCCGATGGCATGCAACGGTAA
- the LOC121203439 gene encoding uncharacterized protein isoform X2 — MAMSFYCSSAIHPQHQVNVSFGSKNPLQNVKNLIKSFGIPSKSCSPHVSLQQGNWVKLICGASFEDVVDIRNLSLVYTLAGVDCIDCAADPSVINAVNEGIETAREIVSIRRPWVMISINDDEDLHFRKAEFDPEDCPSDCSRPCENVCPANAISFERENSTMEVPFSSDQKEKPKGGVITERCYGCGRCFPVCPYDKIREITYVRDAMATAELLKTNDVDAVEIHTSGRQTNLFKELWDDLANSVKYLRLVAVSLPDTGDATISTMNQMYAIMEPHLSCFNLWQLDGRPMSGDIGRGATRESIAFAVRVAASSERPPGFLQLAGGTNVHTVDGLKKRGLFRTHITCAEPNHLQSLIGGIAYGGYARKIVGRVLSSMGSENGVTGIEYHAEHLLKALKEALHLVGSVKSYNHPDGMQR; from the exons ATGGCTATGAGCTTCTACTGCAGTTCTGCAATTCACCCTCAACACCAGG TGAACGTGTCATTTGGAAGCAAAAACCCTCTTCAGAACGTGAAAAACCTAATAAAATCATTTGGGATTCCTTCAAAATCATGTTCTCCTCATGTATCTCTGCAACAGGGAAATTGGGTCAAGCTCATATGTGGTGCTAGCTTCGAG GATGTAGTTGATATCAGGAATCTCTCTCTTGTTTACACTCTAGCTGGAG ttGATTGCATTGATTGTGCTGCTGATCCATCTGTAATCAACGCTGTAAATGAGGGAATTGAAACAGCTAGGGAGATTGTATCTATTAGAAGACCTTGGGTGATGATAAGTATTAATGATGATGAGGATCTTCATTTTCGTAAAgctg AATTTGATCCAGAAGACTGTCCTTCTGATTGCTCGAGGCCTTGTGAGAATGTTTGTCCTGCAAATGCTATATCATTTGAGAGGGAAAATTCAACAATGGAAGTTCCCTTCAGTTCCGATCAAAAGGAAAAACCAAAG GGTGGAGTGATAACAGAACGCTGCTATGGCTGCGGCCGTTGTTTTCCAGTTTGCCCTTATGATAAAATCA GAGAGATTACGTATGTAAGAGATGCTATGGCTACAGCTGAACTCCTTAAAACAAACGATGTTGATGCTGTAGAGATACATACAAGTGGAAG GCAGACTAATCTCTTTAAGGAACTTTGGGACGATTTGGCGAATTCAGTTAAATACCTGAGATTAGTAGCA GTCAGCTTACCTGATACCGGGGACGCAACTATTTCCACAATGAATCAAATGTACGCCATCATGGAACCTCATCTATCTTGCTTCAATTTATGGCAG TTGGATGGTCGTCCAATGAGCGGAGATATCGGACGAGGTGCCACGAGAGAATCGATTGCTTTCGCTGTTCGCGTTGCTGCTTCTAGTGAAAGACCTCCTG GCTTTCTTCAGCTGGCTGGTGGAACCAATGTACATACAGTTGATGGTCTGAAGAAAAGGGGACTTTTTCGAACACACATCACAT GTGCAGAACCTAATCATCTACAATCTTTAATCGGTGGAATTGCATACGGTGGCTATGCTCGAAAG ATTGTTGGAAGAGTGTTGAGCTCCATGGGGTCTGAGAATGGTGTTACAGGTATTGAGTATCATGCTGAGCATCTTTTGAAGGCGCTCAAAGAAGCCCTTCACTTGGTTGGATCTGTCAAGTCATATAATCATCCCGATGGCATGCAACGGTAA
- the LOC121203439 gene encoding uncharacterized protein isoform X3, which produces MFDCIDCAADPSVINAVNEGIETAREIVSIRRPWVMISINDDEDLHFRKAEFDPEDCPSDCSRPCENVCPANAISFERENSTMEVPFSSDQKEKPKVRFEMQGGVITERCYGCGRCFPVCPYDKIREITYVRDAMATAELLKTNDVDAVEIHTSGRQTNLFKELWDDLANSVKYLRLVAVSLPDTGDATISTMNQMYAIMEPHLSCFNLWQLDGRPMSGDIGRGATRESIAFAVRVAASSERPPGFLQLAGGTNVHTVDGLKKRGLFRTHITCAEPNHLQSLIGGIAYGGYARKIVGRVLSSMGSENGVTGIEYHAEHLLKALKEALHLVGSVKSYNHPDGMQR; this is translated from the exons ATGT ttGATTGCATTGATTGTGCTGCTGATCCATCTGTAATCAACGCTGTAAATGAGGGAATTGAAACAGCTAGGGAGATTGTATCTATTAGAAGACCTTGGGTGATGATAAGTATTAATGATGATGAGGATCTTCATTTTCGTAAAgctg AATTTGATCCAGAAGACTGTCCTTCTGATTGCTCGAGGCCTTGTGAGAATGTTTGTCCTGCAAATGCTATATCATTTGAGAGGGAAAATTCAACAATGGAAGTTCCCTTCAGTTCCGATCAAAAGGAAAAACCAAAG GTTCGTTTTGAGATGCAGGGTGGAGTGATAACAGAACGCTGCTATGGCTGCGGCCGTTGTTTTCCAGTTTGCCCTTATGATAAAATCA GAGAGATTACGTATGTAAGAGATGCTATGGCTACAGCTGAACTCCTTAAAACAAACGATGTTGATGCTGTAGAGATACATACAAGTGGAAG GCAGACTAATCTCTTTAAGGAACTTTGGGACGATTTGGCGAATTCAGTTAAATACCTGAGATTAGTAGCA GTCAGCTTACCTGATACCGGGGACGCAACTATTTCCACAATGAATCAAATGTACGCCATCATGGAACCTCATCTATCTTGCTTCAATTTATGGCAG TTGGATGGTCGTCCAATGAGCGGAGATATCGGACGAGGTGCCACGAGAGAATCGATTGCTTTCGCTGTTCGCGTTGCTGCTTCTAGTGAAAGACCTCCTG GCTTTCTTCAGCTGGCTGGTGGAACCAATGTACATACAGTTGATGGTCTGAAGAAAAGGGGACTTTTTCGAACACACATCACAT GTGCAGAACCTAATCATCTACAATCTTTAATCGGTGGAATTGCATACGGTGGCTATGCTCGAAAG ATTGTTGGAAGAGTGTTGAGCTCCATGGGGTCTGAGAATGGTGTTACAGGTATTGAGTATCATGCTGAGCATCTTTTGAAGGCGCTCAAAGAAGCCCTTCACTTGGTTGGATCTGTCAAGTCATATAATCATCCCGATGGCATGCAACGGTAA
- the LOC107936129 gene encoding ATP-citrate synthase beta chain protein 2 → MATGQLFSRTTQALFYNYKQLPIQRMLDFDFLCGRETPSVAGIINPGAEGFQKLFFGQEEIAIPVHSTIEAACTAHPTADVFINFASFRSAAASSMAALKQPTIRVVAIIAEGVPMSDTKQLIAYARSNKKVVIGPATVGGIQAGAFKIGDTAGTIDNIVQCKLYRPGSVGFVSKSGGMSNEMYNTIARVTDGIYEGIAIGGDVFPGSTLSDHILRFNNIPQVKMMVVLGELGGRDEYSLVEALKQGKVNKPVVAWVCGTCARLFKSEVQFGHAGAKSGGEMESAQGKNQALRDAGAIVPTSYEAFEAMIKETFDKLVEQGKITPLKEVMPPQIPEDLNSAIKSGKVRAPTHIISTISDDRGEEPCYAGVPMSSIVERGYGVGDVISLLWFKRSLPRYCTHFIEICIMLCADHGPCVSGAHNTIVTARAGKDLVSSLVSGLLTIGPRFGGAIDDAARYFKDAYDRGLTPYEFVEGMKKKGIRVPGIGHRIKRGDNRDKRVELLQRFARTHFPSVKYMEYAIQVETYTLSKANNLVLNVDGAIGSLFLDLLAGSGMFSKQEIDEIVEIGYLNGLFVLARSIGLIGHTFDQKRLKQPLYRHPWEDVLYTK, encoded by the exons ATGGCCACTGGACAGTTATTTTCTCGGACTACTCAAGCGTTGTTCTACAACTACAAACAACTTCCTATTCAACGCATGCTTGATTTTGATTTCCTTTGCG GGAGGGAAACACCATCTGTTGCTGGTATTATTAATCCCGGTGCTGAGGGATTTCAGAAACTCTTCTTTGGTCAAGAGGAAATTGCGATCCCAGTACATTCTAC CATTGAAGCAGCATGTACTGCACACCCAACTGCTGATGTTTTTATCAACTTTGCATCATTCCGAAG TGCTGCTGCTTCATCCATGGCTGCTCTGAAACAGCCAACCATTCGAGTTGTTGCTATAATTGCTGAAGGTGTTCCTATGTCGGACACCAAGCAGTTGATTGCATATGCACGTTCCAACAAGAAG GTTGTTATCGGCCCAGCTACTGTCGGAGGAATTCAGGCTGGAGCTTTTAAGATTGGTGACACTGCTGGAACAATTGACAATATTGTTCAATGCAAGCTGTACAGGCCAGGATCTGTTGGCTTTGTCTCCAAATCT GGTGGTATGTCAAATGAAATGTACAACACAATTGCCCGTGTTACAGATGGAATCTATGAAG GTATTGCAATTGGAGGAGATGTCTTCCCTGGCTCCACTTTATCTGACCATATTTTGCGATTTAACAATATTCCACAG GTAAAGATGATGGTTGTGCTCGGAGAGCTTGGTGGACGAGATGAGTATTCCTTGGTTGAAGCCCTGAAACAGGGAAAAGTGAACAAGCCAGTGGTTGCTTGGGTCTGTGGAACTTGTGCACGACTCTTCAAGTCAGAAGTACAGTTTGGTCATGCT GGAGCTAAGAGTGGTGGTGAGATGGAGTCTGCCCAGGGAAAGAATCAGGCACTAAGGGATGCTGGAGCTATAGTTCCCACTTCATATGAAGCTTTTGAAGCTATGATCAAGGAAACATTTGACAAACTG GTTGAACAAGGGAAGATTACACCCTTGAAGGAAGTTATGCCTCCACAAATCCCAGAAGATCTTAACAGTGCAATTAAGAGCGGGAAAGTTCGTGCTCCAACTCACATTATTTCAACCATCTCTGATGACAGGG GTGAGGAACCATGCTATGCTGGTGTGCCCATGTCTTCCATTGTCGAGCGAGGTTATGGTGTTGGTGATGTCATTTCTCTCTTGTGGTTCAAACGTAGCCTTCCCAGATACTGTACTCATTTTATCGAG ATATGCATCATGCTCTGCGCCGACCATGGTCCATGTGTCTCTGGTGCTCACAACACCATAGTGACTGCAAGAGCTGGAAAGGACCTAGTTTCCAGCCTTGTTTCAGGTTTGCTGACTATCGGTCCTCGATTTGGTGGTGCCATTGATGATGCTGCTCGATACTTTAAAGATGCTTATGACCGG GGCCTTACACCTTATGAATTTGTTGAAGGCATGAAAAAGAAGGGTATTCGGGTGCCAGGAATTGGCCACAG GATTAAGAGAGGGGACAACAGAGATAAGAGAGTAGAGCTCCTCCAACGGTTTGCTCGCACACATTTCCCGTCTGTAAAGTACATGGAATATGCCATTCAAGTTGAAACATATACGCTTTCCAAGGCTAACAACCTTGTCCTCAACGTTGATGGTGCCATTGGGTCTCTTTTCTTGGATCTTCTTGCTGGCAGTGGAATGTTCTCCAAGCAAGAGATTGATGAGATAGTTGAGATCGGCTACCTTAATGGACTCTTCGTGTTAGCAAGATCCATTGGTTTGATTGG